The following are from one region of the Acidimicrobiales bacterium genome:
- a CDS encoding ABC transporter ATP-binding protein codes for MSDSGLRVDVWEKGVTSHAQTALNPPGSRGGHIVLRGVDKEFSIRRRQRFVALHDIDLEIPAGSFVSLIGPSGCGKSTLLRILVGLEAPTRGSVLIDGAAPRELVQGHRVGFAFQEHALLPWANVVENIALPFHLAKRPIDQHRVADLVAMIGLNGFEGSRPKQLSGGMRQRVALARALALAPDVLLLDEPFGALDAITRRHLNVELGRIWDETRVTTVLVTHAVDEAVLLSNEVVVMSRGPGRILRRVPISLDRPRTRDMIASPVFQRLQVELEEALDEAESAAR; via the coding sequence ATGAGCGACAGCGGTCTGCGAGTCGACGTATGGGAGAAGGGCGTGACCAGTCACGCGCAGACCGCCTTGAATCCACCAGGATCCCGCGGCGGCCACATCGTGCTGCGCGGAGTTGACAAGGAGTTCTCCATCCGCCGCCGTCAGCGGTTCGTCGCGCTGCATGACATTGATCTCGAGATTCCCGCTGGCTCCTTCGTGTCGTTGATCGGGCCTTCGGGGTGCGGGAAATCTACATTGCTTCGCATTCTCGTCGGGCTCGAGGCGCCGACGAGGGGGTCGGTGCTCATCGACGGTGCTGCACCGCGCGAGCTGGTGCAAGGGCACCGTGTCGGCTTCGCCTTCCAGGAGCACGCGTTGCTGCCGTGGGCGAACGTCGTAGAGAACATCGCCCTTCCCTTCCATCTCGCCAAGCGCCCGATCGATCAGCACCGTGTCGCCGATCTCGTCGCAATGATCGGACTCAACGGCTTCGAGGGATCTCGTCCCAAGCAGTTGTCGGGAGGCATGCGTCAACGGGTCGCGCTTGCCCGGGCCCTCGCCCTTGCCCCAGACGTGCTCTTGCTGGACGAACCGTTCGGCGCACTTGACGCGATTACGAGGCGGCACCTCAACGTCGAGCTCGGTCGCATATGGGATGAAACTCGCGTCACCACGGTTCTCGTCACCCATGCGGTAGATGAGGCGGTGCTTCTGAGCAATGAGGTCGTCGTCATGAGTCGCGGTCCAGGTCGGATCCTGCGCCGGGTGCCGATCTCGCTCGATCGGCCACGCACGCGAGACATGATTGCGTCTCCGGTCTTCCAGAGGCTCCAGGTCGAACTCGAGGAAGCGCTCGACGAAGCGGAGTCAGCCGCGCGATGA
- a CDS encoding ABC transporter permease subunit yields the protein MSTRVSMALQYALGTALLLGLWQMLGATAAFGQTLPSLSSVLATIGSATERPILAPAVGATALSALAGLAIGGGCAVVAAALRYSLQFAREGIDRSAATVHSIPGIGIAPVLTLALGRATTPIALAALATFFPVYITASAALGAAQSTHQDLFSVLGASRLQRLRRLQIPAAVPGLLDALRLGAPGAVLGAVLGEWFGAPRGLGLVIISSAQNYQIVQMWAASLLTTLLSVLAFAVASALQFATRRRFR from the coding sequence ATGAGCACGCGTGTCTCGATGGCGCTGCAGTACGCCCTCGGAACCGCGCTTCTGCTCGGGCTCTGGCAGATGCTTGGCGCGACCGCAGCGTTCGGCCAGACGCTTCCGTCGCTCTCCTCGGTGCTCGCCACGATCGGGAGTGCGACCGAGCGACCGATATTGGCCCCCGCTGTGGGGGCGACTGCGCTCTCCGCGCTGGCTGGGCTCGCGATCGGGGGTGGCTGTGCCGTGGTTGCGGCAGCATTGCGCTACAGCCTCCAATTCGCTCGAGAAGGAATCGATCGGAGCGCGGCGACGGTGCACTCGATCCCGGGGATCGGTATCGCGCCGGTGCTGACCCTGGCGCTCGGACGCGCGACGACCCCGATTGCTCTTGCCGCGCTCGCCACCTTCTTTCCTGTCTACATCACTGCATCGGCAGCGCTTGGCGCTGCGCAGAGCACCCACCAGGATCTCTTTAGCGTCCTCGGCGCCAGCAGGCTGCAACGTCTACGGCGCCTGCAGATCCCTGCCGCAGTCCCAGGGTTGCTCGACGCCCTTCGACTCGGCGCGCCGGGCGCGGTGCTTGGAGCCGTCCTCGGCGAGTGGTTCGGCGCACCGCGCGGCCTTGGCCTCGTGATCATCAGCTCGGCCCAGAACTACCAGATCGTGCAGATGTGGGCGGCATCATTGTTAACCACGCTGCTCTCAGTATTGGCGTTCGCAGTTGCCTCGGCACTGCAATTCGCCACCAGGCGGCGGTTCCGTTGA
- a CDS encoding ABC transporter permease subunit, whose amino-acid sequence MVALVVVLWEVVVVAGRVNSVIVPGPAPVVGEFFSQPIFYLAPLGDTLATAAVGLVCGVCAGYAMAACGWYLPLLGGLLTPLALVLRSMPFVTLVPVLALVLGYGTTSALVICSVVCFFPTYVLVSTGMRTLPGGAEALFEVAGASRRVAFRRLVIPASLPSLATSIRISAATSILAALVAEYLMGTPGLASLLYVALDDLLVIKVWTICLVVVVVAIAVFVATTRLEEFVRTRWQ is encoded by the coding sequence GTGGTCGCTCTGGTCGTCGTGCTCTGGGAGGTCGTCGTGGTGGCCGGACGCGTGAACTCGGTCATCGTGCCCGGGCCGGCTCCGGTGGTTGGGGAGTTCTTCTCTCAGCCGATCTTCTACCTCGCGCCGCTCGGCGACACCCTCGCGACCGCTGCCGTGGGCCTCGTCTGTGGCGTGTGCGCCGGATACGCGATGGCGGCGTGCGGTTGGTACTTGCCGCTGCTCGGCGGGCTCCTCACGCCGCTCGCGCTGGTGCTCCGCTCGATGCCATTCGTCACGTTGGTGCCGGTACTGGCGTTGGTGCTGGGCTACGGCACGACGAGTGCCCTCGTGATCTGCTCAGTAGTCTGCTTCTTCCCGACCTACGTGCTCGTCTCGACGGGAATGCGAACGCTTCCAGGTGGTGCCGAAGCGCTCTTCGAGGTCGCGGGAGCGAGCAGGCGCGTGGCTTTCCGGCGGCTTGTGATACCGGCATCGCTCCCGTCGCTCGCAACGTCGATCCGCATCTCGGCGGCAACGTCGATCCTCGCGGCCCTCGTCGCCGAATACCTAATGGGTACGCCCGGGCTGGCGTCGCTTCTGTATGTCGCGCTGGATGATTTGCTCGTGATCAAAGTCTGGACAATCTGTCTGGTAGTTGTAGTCGTGGCGATTGCCGTCTTCGTAGCCACTACTCGCCTTGAGGAGTTCGTACGTACGCGTTGGCAGTAG